The Vicinamibacteria bacterium sequence CACTCGACGTTCAGTTGCGGTCCGAGCTGGGTGATGTAGAAAGGCCCGGGGGGGACGGGCTCGCAGAGAGGGTTGCCGTTGAAGGAGCAGTACAAGCCGGCGCCCCCGTAGTGATTGTCCTTGATGACAATGGAGTAGGTGCCGTCGTGCACGTAGACCGCCGGGGTCGAATCCCACCCAAAATCAAACGCCCCCACGAATCCGCCCTCCGGATCGAACTTGAAGAGGTGCCCGCGGGAAGCGTTGTAATTGGTCATGGCCCCGAAAACGACGCTGCCATCGGGAAGAACGGCGGGAGAGGAGGACGCCTGATCGACGACGGAGCCCGAGCCCGAGTCATTCGTGGTCGGGTCGACCCCCGGCCGGGCGCCCACGCGACAGGTGTTGGGCTCGCCGGCGGCGGTGCCGATGGGCACGATGACGCCGCAGCCATCGCTCAGGCGCCGTTGCAGCGTGGCCTGCCACCTGGGGGTGAGATCAGGGTTCACGGCCAGGAGATAGGCGACCGTGGCGTCGAAATGCGCGCGGCTCACCGTGTAGACCGTTCCATCGGGAGCCACGGCGGGAGCGACGTTGACCCCGGGGCGCTGCGAACCGCAAGGCTGGGGCGGCGGCGCGGCGGTGGGAGCGGGGGGCCAGGGCAGGGAATTCTGGTCCGCGAAGGCGCCCGGGCAAGAGGAGGCGATCCCGGGCGGCGCCCCCGGCACCAGCGATCGATACGTGGCGACGGTGGCGGCGTCGTTGGGGGACACCTTCACGAGCCACGCCCCCTGGACGTCCGTGGCCAGCCAGGGATCGGCAACGCGAGGGTCGCCCAGAAAAAGGACGTTGTAGTAGATGTTGCCCCCGGCGTCAGCGGTGAGGGGGCCCGACACGAACGTATTCCTGGGATCGGGGTTAGCCCCCGCGAAGGGGTCGATCTTGGAGGCCGACTTCCCCGAGTCCTTGTCAACCTTCCACAGCGCCCCCGAAGCGCCGGGAGCATAGAGGAAGCCGTTCGCGAGGACGGGCTGGAAGACCGGCTCCCAGCCGCTCAGACCCAGCCCGTTCGGCTCCGGCTTCCAGTCCGTCGAGAAGGCCCAGACCTCGGCCGGCTGGCCGCTCTCCCAGGTGTAGCGCTTCACCGTCCACACCAGCTGGTTCCACGCGTTGGGGCCGCAGGTGCTGCCGTTGGCCCAATCCCCGGGGGGACTGCACGAGGGGTAAGTCCCCGTCTTGACCTCCATGTAGAAGTCATTCCCGTCGATCAAGGGCACCGGGTAGTGGGACAGGAGCGATCCCGAGAACTCCGCCTGCTCCTGGGTGACGAAGGGGTCGTACACGATCATGGCCAGCTGATGATCCAGGGGCTGCCCCGCCACCATCACCCGGCCCGTGTGCTGGGGATTCAACCCCCACTGCGGCCAGAAGGGATTGTTCGAGGCCGGAGGGGTGGCGTGGCTGCTCGAGGAGCCGCAACCGGGGATGATGAGACCCCCTCCAACCAGGGCGGTCGCGATTGCCAGTGCGCGCAGCGTGTCGCCCTTGCCACTCTCCGCCATCGAGCTCCCCTCTTTCCCTGATCTTGCCCTGGGATTCGTCGGGCGCCTAACCCGGCTCCCGACCGCGAGGCCACCTGCTCTGGGACCCCTTCTTCGGAAGCGAGCGCGCTCGTTCCCAGCAACGACGCCACGCGCGCTCGGTTAGAGCGTCGCGACCGCGGCCACGGCTGTATCGACCTCCTCCGGCGTGTTCAAGAGGCTACCCGCCAGCCGGGCGAATGGCGGGAAGTAGGGGCTCGTGGATGCGATGATCCGCTTCTCCCGCAGGCGACGGACCACGTCCTCCGGCTTCAGGCCCCCCACCTCGAAGGCTACGAGTCCGGCCGACATGCCGGCCTCGCGGGGCGTATGCACCACCACCCGGCGGAGCCCGGCCAGCCCTTCCTTAATGCGTGCGTTCAGTTCCTGGATGCGCGCCGCAATCCGGGCCCTTCCGATCTCCCGATGGAAAGCGAACGCCGCCGGCAGCGCCCACATGTGCTCGTAGGCGTGGAACCCGCCCGGCGAGACCCACCGCCCCTCCGTTACCCCCGGATCCCGGCCCTCGCCCCACGCCACGTAGGGCCCCGTCTCGAACGCGGGCACGGTCGGCTGTACCTGCTCCCAGGCCTCACGCCGTCCCCAGAGGACTCCGGTCCCCCGCGGGCCGAAGATCCATTTGTGCGCCCCGGCGGCGAAGAAATCGCACCCGATCTCCGCCACCGCCTCGTCCTCGACGCCGAACCCGTGCACGCCGTCCACCACGAGCAGGATGCGGTCGCTCGCCTCCCGTGACCGGTTGGCGTCCGCGATGACCGAGGCCAGCGCCCGCAGGGGGAGCTTGACCCCGGTCGAGGAATGGACCCATGTCACCCCGACCACGCGGGTGGCCGGACGGATGGCCCGGCGGAGGCGATCGACGGCCTCGTCCGCGCGGGCGCGGCTGCCCGTGTCATAGAGCGCGATTCTCCGCACCTCCGCCCCCGTGCGCTGGGCGGCCAGCCGGATCGACTCGTGGTGTGAATAATGATCGTGCAGGGTGGTGAGGATCTCCTGGCCCGGTTTGAGGCGCAGGCCCGAGTAAACGAGGGCGAGTCCCTCCGTCGTGCAACGGGTCAAGGCCACGTCTTGGGCTCGGCCGCCCAGGTATTCGGCCGCCGCCGCGCGAACCTCGTCCGGCCTTTGGAACAGATTGTGCTCCACGGTCTCGAACGGGTTCTCGTCCAGGGCGCGGCGAAGCTCCTCGATAGCGTCGTGTACCGGCCGTGGGTGGGAGGTGATGAAGAAGGCGGAGAAGTGAGCAAGGTCGCGCGCGACCGGGAACTGATCGCGGACCCAGGCCCAGGAGCGCGGCGGGGAGGGCGGGATCGCCACCTTTGCCGTCGGCAACGATTGCGTCCACGTGGGGCGTGCGAGAGCACCGGCGGCGATTGAGACCCCGGTCGTCATCAGGAAACCGCGACGGTTCATGGCCATGGGGCACCTCCTCCCGGAGCCAAAATATTAAAGCAAAACATGGGGACCGCGCGCGGCTGGTTCAGCCGCGTGCGTCCCCTTTGCCTGCCGGTAGTCGAGGGGTCCGGGATCGGTCACGAAGGGCGGGTAGGCCACGACCCTTTGAGGGGGCGGCGCTCTTGGGAGGGGGCGCAATCTCTGCCGAGCACAGATCGCGAGCGACCGATTGTTCAGCCCGGGGCCGGGCGTCCCCGGATGAGGGCTGGTCTCAGGACTACCCCCCCGCGAAACCGATTTCGCTCAGGATAATCACCCGGGACGGCGTGCGGTCGAACAGCAGCCGGATCGTCCCGATCCTCGAGGGATCGAAGCCCTTCGCCTGTTCCGCGAATGCAGAGAGTGGAAGCTCAAAGGTCTGGAAGGCGGGCTCGGAGTCCTTCTTGTATTGCCAGCTGTCCATCCGCGCCAGCTTGGTGAAGCGGACCTTGAAGGGGGGCGGAAGCGTGCCGAAACGGCTCAGGGGCAGGCTCGACGTGACCCCATCGACGGTCCGCATTTCGATCGTGAAGTCGGTGGCCTCCTCCTTCGCGTCCTTCTTGTCTTTCTCCTTGGCCTTGTCCTCCTTCTCCTCATCGTCCGGCTTCTTGCCCGGCGGTGGTGCTTTCTCATCCGTCACCGCGAGCGACATCGAGAGGATGGAGTCTGGGCTGAGCGTCCAACGGGGCGGCCTTGTCTCCGGCAGCGAGATCGAATAGACGGGCAGAGCCGGCGGTGTCCCGTCCTTCTGCGCGGAGCGGTTCCATCCGAGAAACACGCCGTTGTAGTCACGGTCGCCCTGGCGAAAGGGAATCTTGCCCTCGCGCCAGACGGACAGATTCTCGGCGGCAATCCGCCCTCCCGAAACCGTGGTGGTCGTAGGGTCGGGGTCTTCACTGAAGTCGCTGATGACCCTGTAGGAGGCGTCCTGATAGCGGCTCATATAGAGGGTAGGGGGTAGCCAGGAGCGGACACGGCGATAGTCGCGGAAGAGGGGCAGGTATTCGCGGCGGTCGTGGAGGGTGGTCTCCAGAAACGCGGAGATATAGACCTTGGCGATGCGCCGCTGATCCTCTCCGCTCAGGAGGGGTTTCAAGTTCAGGAAGTGGCTCATGGGCTGGCCGACATCGCTTCTGCCCCAGCCGGTATTAAACTGGCCGTGGTTAGCGCGGTAGACGTAGACCTCCGCCTTGAACCAGGGGCCCGGTTCCGTGTAACGCACGTGGTCCCATTGCCGGCTCCCCATGAAGGACGAGACGTCAGCGTCGTTGGCGCCCTGCAGAGTCAGGTAGCTCACGTTGTCGATATACCGCCATTGCCCCGCGGGCTTGTACTGTCCGTCGGCGGGGGCGATGGCGACGACCGACTTGATGGGATAGCCGTAGCTGAACTTGATGTTGGCGTCGTCCGGATAGCACGGCAGCCGGTTGAAGAGCGCCGCCGTCGCCGCCGCTTCCCCGCCCCGAGAGTGGCCCATCAGGGCTACGTTGTCCACGTCCACCTTCTTGTAGAAGGGGTTCCCCGGTGTTCCGTTCCAGGTTCGCCAGAGCTTGAGGTGCTCGAGCAGCATCCAGCCGCGCACGGCCTGCTGCTTGGGTGGGTCGTGAAACAGACCGCCGTTCAGGAAGTTTTCGTCGAGGGAAGCGAGGATGAAGCCACGGCTTGCCAACAACTCCCCCAGGTACTCGTATCCCGGGTCGGAGAAATCGGACATCGTATGGTTGCCATGGACGATCAGGGCCAGGGGAAACGGACCGTCGCCCTCGGGATACCAAACGCGTCCGTTCAGGGGAAGCTTGTCCATGCCAAAACCCCAGTACGCTCTCCGGAGCTTGGCCTTCCAGCCCTTGAAGTCTTTGAAGAACAAAGAAGCATCTACGGTATCGGTCTTGATTGCGACCGACTTGCCGTATTCAGGCCGCCGGATATCCGTCCCGCTGCCGTAGAGCAGCGACCTGGTTTTGTAGGGTCCTTGGTCGGCCGGGTTCGGAGCCGACAGGGGGGCGGGAGAGGGAGGGCTCATGTCTGGGAGCTGGAGCATGCCTTTCTCCGTCCCCTCGCCCATGATGAAGTAAAGGAAGGCGGCATTGGCCGCGAGCGCGGCCACGAAGAGGGTGGTCGTGAAGACCTTCTTGCTGCGCGGCGCCGTCTGGAAATGGCCATGGACGAGGGTCGCGATCGCAACGCCCAGAACTCCCTCCACCAGGAGGACGGAGACGCCCAGGATGAGACCCAGCTCAAGGGGCCACTGAATCACGATGAAAAGACACGTGCCGACAACAATGCCGGTGGCGAATCGGGGCAGCTTTCCAAACAGGGTCAGCAGCAGGCCTACGCCGAGCGCTCCCAGCAAGACGACAAGAGCCCCGACGGCAAAGGCGAAAACGAAATCGATCAAGAGGCCGAACCCCGAGCGCAGGTAGTAGCCGCCGATGATGGCGGCCACGGCCCCGGTTATCCAGGACGCCCAAATGACGCCGTTCAGCGCCTCCGGGCCGGGGCGGATCGTCGACCACGTATGGGCCCACCAGCGCCATACCCTGCCCCACCGATCCTTGATACGGAGCCTCAGGGGAGGGCGACTCTCATCGCTTATCGGGGCGGGCGGCACGGGATCAACGGTTGAAGACACGGTAACCCCCTAGGACAGGCGAACCACTCATTCCGATGTCAACGTCGATAGTCAACGTCCTTCACGGCTCTCTTCCGGAGCACACTTCTCGGAACGATCTCGGGTGGCCGAGTTCGACCCCCATCCTTTGACGCTTCCGTTGCCGTCAGCGTTTGCAAGTCCGTCGCCGTTGGCCGCCCCGAGAGATGTCCAGCTGTGGCCCATCCCCCTCCCTCCAAGGGCGTGGATCTACGGAGGGATCCCGGTCCCCGCTTTGTAGGCTCTTCGCCTTTATCCCGGGTCTACGTCCAAGCGGACCCTGGGGCCTCTGCCTCTTGCGCTCTACACGCGCGGGCCCGACCGTGCGATCGCGGGCGTCCGACGCGAGGGCGGGGGCGACCTCCGCTACCCCGCAACCGGCTAGAAGCGTGTTCACGGCGCCCCGGCGGGAGAACCCGCGGGGAGGGCCCCCCGTGCCACCAAGGCCAACGTCACGAAGTAGAGGCCGGCGCCCACGAGCAGCGTCCGGTCGAACCCCCACAGCATGGCCAGGGCCACCGCGGCCGACGAGCCCAGGACGGAGGCAGCGCCATTGACGCCCCAGGCCCAGGGAACAAGGCCTGGGGCCCCCCCCGCGAGAAGCCGGAGGCCGGCGGGCATGGGCACGCCGAGCAGCAGACCCAGCGGGGCCAGGAACGTCACGGTCAGGGCGACCCTCGAGGCGGCACCGAGGTGGACGAGCCCGTAGAAGGCGGGCCCGAGCCAGAGCACGTAGGCCACGACCAAGGCGGCCACCGCGGGCAGGAGCCACATGAGCAACGAGGGGAGCCGCTCCCGGGGGATGCGCGCGGAGAGCGCGCTGCCTAGGCCGCTAAACACGAGCACCGAGAAGAGGACCACGGTCAGCGCATAGGCGGGATGTCCGAGGAAGAGCACGCACTTCTGCACCATCACCAACTCGACCACGATGAAGCCCATGCCCAGGCAGGCAAAGTACAGGAGCGCGCCCGCCCTCCCCGGCTGGTCCTCCAACCGGGCCCGCACGAGCAAGAGCGGCCCGAGCACGAAGAGCGCCACCAGGACGGCGCTGATCCCCACCAGGGTAACGAGCACGACGGTGCCCAGGTTGGTCTTGCGCCACTCCCCCCGGGC is a genomic window containing:
- a CDS encoding aminotransferase class V-fold PLP-dependent enzyme — translated: MAMNRRGFLMTTGVSIAAGALARPTWTQSLPTAKVAIPPSPPRSWAWVRDQFPVARDLAHFSAFFITSHPRPVHDAIEELRRALDENPFETVEHNLFQRPDEVRAAAAEYLGGRAQDVALTRCTTEGLALVYSGLRLKPGQEILTTLHDHYSHHESIRLAAQRTGAEVRRIALYDTGSRARADEAVDRLRRAIRPATRVVGVTWVHSSTGVKLPLRALASVIADANRSREASDRILLVVDGVHGFGVEDEAVAEIGCDFFAAGAHKWIFGPRGTGVLWGRREAWEQVQPTVPAFETGPYVAWGEGRDPGVTEGRWVSPGGFHAYEHMWALPAAFAFHREIGRARIAARIQELNARIKEGLAGLRRVVVHTPREAGMSAGLVAFEVGGLKPEDVVRRLREKRIIASTSPYFPPFARLAGSLLNTPEEVDTAVAAVATL